A region of Vitis vinifera cultivar Pinot Noir 40024 chromosome 13, ASM3070453v1 DNA encodes the following proteins:
- the LOC100250588 gene encoding uncharacterized protein LOC100250588: MCFVPYKFRLVFTQILKLAMALDRATFEALVPSRFITFTFPNPISGQLLRVAVLDSPTPATDSPRVAAMLVPHHREHDWIFSTLDGHLQLLLSSPSISRLILAGDLPAADHCSPVIYNRSVNADTESYLVKLQGNLMPLLLALSPKSFAENGSLEIPFLSYDDNVIGSVIVEKCVGSCVGEMLVEDVEIESTESKREFRRRLRFKRMPNLIQTEVSIVPAVGSGGIGEVEFRLDLGVLVHPYLAPMAASLCLICSYIEERIRTGFTPKALCVGVGGGALLSFLQTQLGFEVFGVEADEIVLSVAERYFGLEVGETIRVFVGDGIEVIEKIGCRVMERNLGSFGVHEVENPCFMNDINQCGTKFDVIMVDLDSSDVCNGVSAPPLDFVQRSVLLSARSALCKLGIFVINVIPPNRSFHEMLIHEFREVFHELYEIDVGNGENYVLIATVSPIDSTLSGSENAFLVKLKRSISGAYMDSIRKI, translated from the coding sequence atgtgtTTTGTGCCTTACAAGTTCCGTTTGGTATTTACCCAAATCCTCAAGCTAGCAATGGCCCTGGACAGGGCCACATTCGAAGCCCTAGTCCCATCTCGATTCATCACGTTCACCTTCCCAAACCCCATCTCCGGCCAACTCCTCCGAGTCGCCGTCCTCGACTCACCCACTCCCGCCACCGATTCTCCCCGAGTAGCCGCCATGCTTGTTCCCCACCACCGCGAACACGACTGGATCTTCTCCACCCTCGATGGCCACCTCCAGCTTCTCCTCTCCTCCCCATCCATTTCTCGCCTCATCCTCGCTGGAGACCTCCCAGCCGCCGACCACTGCTCTCCGGTCATCTACAACCGTTCGGTCAACGCTGATACGGAGTCGTATCTTGTGAAGCTCCAGGGGAACCTCATGCCTCTTTTGCTTGCGTTGTCGCCAAAATCATTTGCCGAAAACGGTTCACTCGAGATCCCCTTTTTGAGCTACGATGATAATGTGATTGGCAGTGTGATAGTGGAGAAATGCGTGGGCTCTTGTGTGGGTGAAATGCTTGTTGAAGATGTGGAGATTGAGAGTACTGAGTCGAAACGGGAGTTCCGGAGGAGGTTGAGGTTTAAGCGAATGCCAAATTTGATTCAAACTGAGGTCTCTATCGTTCCGGCTGTGGGTTCGGGGGGCATTGGAGAAGTGGAGTTTAGACTTGATTTAGGAGTTCTGGTTCATCCATACTTGGCTCCAATGGCGGCGAGTCTTTGTTTGATTTGTTCTTATATTGAAGAGCGGATTAGAACTGGGTTTACGCCGAAAGCTTTGTGTGTTGGAGTTGGAGGTGGGGCTTTGCTTAGTTTCTTACAGACCCAATTGGGGTTTGAGGTTTTTGGTGTGGAGGCGGATGAAATTGTCTTGAGTGTTGCGGAGCGGTATTTTGGATTAGAAGTTGGTGAAACTATTCGAGTTTTTGTGGGAGATGGGATTGAAGTTATCGAGAAAATAGGCTGTCGAGTCATGGAACGGAATTTGGGTTCTTTTGGTGTTCATGAGGTCGAAAACCCTTGTTTCATGAATGATATTAATCAATGTGGTACTAAATTTGATGTTATTATGGTTGATTTGGATTCAAGTGATGTATGTAATGGTGTGAGTGCACCGCCATTGGACTTTGTTCAAAGGTCCGTTCTTTTGTCAGCTAGATCGGCTCTTTGTAAGCTCGGGATCTTTGTTATCAATGTTATACCCCCGAACAGATCATTCCATGAAATGTTGATACATGAATTTCGAGAGGTTTTCCATGAGTTGTATGAAATAGATGTTGGAAATGGAGAGAATTATGTTCTTATTGCAACAGTGTCACCTATTGACTCCACTTTAAGTGGCAGTGAGAATGCCTTTCTGGTGAAGTTGAAACGGTCTATTTCAGGAGCATACATGGATTCCATAAGGAAAATTTGA